Proteins encoded by one window of Babylonia areolata isolate BAREFJ2019XMU chromosome 8, ASM4173473v1, whole genome shotgun sequence:
- the LOC143284935 gene encoding uncharacterized protein LOC143284935, producing MGKDVLYIQVYGGREELYIQVYGGRCVVHPGLGGKRRVVHPGLWGKMCCTSRSRGKRRVVHPGLWGKMCCTSRSMGEEKSCTSRSMGEEKSCTSRSMGKDVLYIQVFVGRCVVHPGLWGKRRVVHPGLWGKMCCTSRSMGEEKSCTSRSMGDEKSCTSRSMGKRRVVHPCLGGKMCCTSMSMGEEKSCTSRSMGERCVVHPGLWGKDVLYIQVYGGRYVVHPGLWGKRRVVYSGLWGKMCCTSMSMGKDVLYIQVYGGREELYIQVYGGREELYIQVYGGREELYIQVYGGRCTSSSLGDDMMYIQV from the exons ATGGGGAAAGATGTGTTGTACATCCAGGTCTATGGGGGAAGAGAAGAGTTGTACATCCAGGTCTATGGGGGAAGATGTGTTGTACATCCAGGTctaggggggaagagaagagttgTACATCCAGGTCTATGGGGGAAGATGTGTTGTACATCCAGGTCtagggggaagagaagagttgTACATCCAGGTCTATGGGGGAAGATGTGTTGTACATCCAGGTCTATGGGGGAAGAGAAGAGTTGTACATCCAGGTCTATGGGGGAAGAGAAGAGTTGTACATCCAGGTCTATGGGGAAAGATGTGTTGTACATCCAGGTCTTTGTGGGAAGATGTGTTGTACATCCAGGTCTATGGGGGAAGAGAAGAGTTGTACATCCAGGTCTATGGGGAAAGATGTGTTGTACATCCAGGTCTATGGGGGAAGAGAAGAGTTGTACATCCAGGTCTATGGGGGACGAGAAGAGTTGTACATCCAGGTCTATGGGGAAGAGAAGAGTTGTACATCCATGTCTAGGGGGGAAGATGTGTTGTACATCCATGTCTATGGGGGAAGAGAAGAGTTGTACATCCAGGTCTATGGGGGAAAGATGTGTTGTACATCCAGGTCTATGGGGGAAAGATGTGTTGTACATCCAGGTCTATGGTGGAAGATATGTTGTACATCCAGGTCTATGGGGGAAGAGAAGGGTTGTATATTCAGGTCTATGGGGGAAGATGTGTTGTACATCCATGTCTATGGGGAAAGATGTGTTGTACATCCAGGTCTATGGGGGAAGAGAAGAGTTGTACATCCAG GTCTATGGGGGAAGAGAAGAGTTGTACATCCAG GTCTATGGGGGAAGAGAAGAGTTGTACATCCAGGTCTATGGGGGAAGATGTACATCCAGTTCTCTGGGGGACGATATGATGTACATCCAGGTCTAA